From one Triticum aestivum cultivar Chinese Spring chromosome 4B, IWGSC CS RefSeq v2.1, whole genome shotgun sequence genomic stretch:
- the LOC123091780 gene encoding uncharacterized protein isoform X3, with protein sequence MCATFEERTREYQTAMEDQKRLNDALQMELTELKAHTESSLNVVKKFYEVRSRECECPSNITFKEKCSILLDDSADSWSFNLDGETSTSKYIASLEQENESLKAKISKLQSNLRMSFEIEQHLQRNVRTLEKKQALNDDLMRDGLSALQKVYTHQRAEIMKILGEESLLLSTAVNEIQDKLTQICINAEIIGNPVEKMQCCDSSCKDVHVTMDIGLETIPKGDVPTGYSTTFDDSKALAQTLQEKMEALMLFSQEQERYLLEKQKNQAIIEDLQKNLSQVKDEKVKVLMELAKLKEAYLLKCSSTANDGHGIVDTPKIISGHDQQGMLKTILNRTSLRQWIKKENNTGHESSRGNDQTVCRGCSVDLSRMKVENATLLESVATMERLTSLVHRLHRVLMKVYDDVKSGCSLESSYEALNSLITEANLMRTALGVVLPVSWPGDSSGGITSDSPKSSKSEKADPLGSASMEMLELLSCGYPQRELYVQEMIKDSEACIQFNLERELSLELISYCVLLL encoded by the exons ATGTGCGCTACCTTTGAGGAAAG GACGAGAGAATATCAAACTGCAATGGAAGATCAGAAACGTTTGAACGATGCCCTGCAAATGGAGCTGACAGAACTAAAAGCGCATACAGAATCTTCCTTGAAT GTTGTTAAAAAATTCTATGAAGTTCGTTCCAGGGAATGTGAATGCCCTTCAAACATTACTTTTAAAGAGAAATGCTCAATTCTTCTAGATGATTCTGCTGACAGTTGGAGTTTCAACCTGGATGGCGAAACCTCAACTTCGAAGTACATT GCATCTCTAGAACAGGAGAATGAGTCGCTTAAAGCTAAAATATCTAAGCTGCAAAGCAATCTAAGAATG AGTTTCGAAATTGAACAGCACTTGCAAAGAAATGTACGAACACTGGAAAAGAAACAG GCACTCAATGATGATCTTATGAGAGATGGTCTGTCAGCTCTTCAAAAAGTCTATACACATCAAAGGGCTGAAATTATGAAAATATTGGGAGAAGAATCACTTCTGTTAAGCACGGCTGTTAATGAGATTCAAGACAAGTTAACTCAAATTTGCATCAATGCTGAGATCATTGGTAACCCTGTTGAGAAGATGCAATGCTGTGACAGTAGTTGTAAAGACGTGCATGTTACTATGGATATTGGCCTTGAAACCATCCCCAAG GGTGATGTTCCTACAGGTTATTCTACAACATTTGATGATTCAAAAGCACTTGCTCAAACTTTGCAGGAGAAG ATGGAGGCGCTTATGCTTTTCTCACAGGAACAAGAAAGATACCTGTTGGAAAAACAGAAGAACCAAGCTATTATAGAGGACCTTCAGAAGAACTTATCTCAA GTTAAAGATGAAAAGGTGAAGGTCCTGATGGAGTTAGCAAAACTGAAAGAAGCTTATCTCCTGAAATG CAGCTCTACTGCAAATGATGGTCATGGTATTGTTGATACTCCAAAAATCATTTCTGGGCATGACCAACAAGGGATGCTGAAGACTATTCTTAACAGAACATCTCTAAGACAATggataaaaaaggaaaataatactGGGCATGAGAGCTCTCGTGGAAATGATCAGACAGTTTGTAGAGGGTGCTCAGTAGATCTATCAAG GATGAAAGTTGAAAATGCTACCCTTTTGGAAAGTGTTGCTACTATGGAACGTCTCACTTCTTTGGTTCATAGGCTGCACAGAGTGCTTATGAAG GTATATGATGATGTCAAATCCGGCTGTTCTTTGGAGAGTAGTTATGAAGCACTGAACAGTCTTATAACAGAAGCAAACCTTATGAGAACGGCTCTGGGCGTCGTTCTCCCAGTAAGCTGGCCAGGGGATTCATCAGGTGGTATCACTTCAGACTCGCCTAAATCATCAAAATCCGAAAAGGCGGACCCCCTTGGTTCCGCTAGCATGGAGATGTTGGAGCTACTTAGCTGCGGATATCCTCAGAGAGAGCTTTATGTTCAAGAAATGATTAAAGATTCAGAAGCATGTATACAATTTAATCTTGAGAGAGAATTGTCGCTTGAGTTGATTTCTTACTGTGTACTGCTACTCTGA
- the LOC123091780 gene encoding uncharacterized protein isoform X2 translates to MQQAGPGYVSVATRMLSQRTTALEQDIEILQKKLSGCLRENQNLQEELAEAYRVKSQLADLYGAELSKTKELEQQVRFFQSSVAQAFAERDGSLLECEKAKEREEAGLKMCATFEERTREYQTAMEDQKRLNDALQMELTELKAHTESSLNVVKKFYEVRSRECECPSNITFKEKCSILLDDSADSWSFNLDGETSTSKYIASLEQENESLKAKISKLQSNLRMSFEIEQHLQRNVRTLEKKQALNDDLMRDGLSALQKVYTHQRAEIMKILGEESLLLSTAVNEIQDKLTQICINAEIIGNPVEKMQCCDSSCKDVHVTMDIGLETIPKGDVPTGYSTTFDDSKALAQTLQEKMEALMLFSQEQERYLLEKQKNQAIIEDLQKNLSQVKDEKVKVLMELAKLKEAYLLKCSTANDGHGIVDTPKIISGHDQQGMLKTILNRTSLRQWIKKENNTGHESSRGNDQTVCRGCSVDLSRMKVENATLLESVATMERLTSLVHRLHRVLMKVYDDVKSGCSLESSYEALNSLITEANLMRTALGVVLPVSWPGDSSGGITSDSPKSSKSEKADPLGSASMEMLELLSCGYPQRELYVQEMIKDSEACIQFNLERELSLELISYCVLLL, encoded by the exons TGCAACAAGCTGGGCCTGGTTATGTTTCTGTTGCAACTCGAATGCTTTCTCAGAG GACAACAGCTCTGGAGCAGGATATTGAGATCCTTCAGAAGAAGTTAAGTGGATGCTTAAGAGAGAACCAAAATTTGCAAGAGGAGCTTGCTGAGGCTTATCGAGTTAAG AGCCAGCTTGCTGATTTATATGGTGCTGAGCTATCAAAG ACCAAGGAGCTAGAGCAGCAAGTGAGGTTTTTCCAGAGCAGCGTTGCTCAAGCATTTGCTGAACGAGATGGTTCATTGTTGGAG TGTGAGAAAGCAAAGGAGCGAGAAGAAGCAGGGTTAAAAATGTGCGCTACCTTTGAGGAAAG GACGAGAGAATATCAAACTGCAATGGAAGATCAGAAACGTTTGAACGATGCCCTGCAAATGGAGCTGACAGAACTAAAAGCGCATACAGAATCTTCCTTGAAT GTTGTTAAAAAATTCTATGAAGTTCGTTCCAGGGAATGTGAATGCCCTTCAAACATTACTTTTAAAGAGAAATGCTCAATTCTTCTAGATGATTCTGCTGACAGTTGGAGTTTCAACCTGGATGGCGAAACCTCAACTTCGAAGTACATT GCATCTCTAGAACAGGAGAATGAGTCGCTTAAAGCTAAAATATCTAAGCTGCAAAGCAATCTAAGAATG AGTTTCGAAATTGAACAGCACTTGCAAAGAAATGTACGAACACTGGAAAAGAAACAG GCACTCAATGATGATCTTATGAGAGATGGTCTGTCAGCTCTTCAAAAAGTCTATACACATCAAAGGGCTGAAATTATGAAAATATTGGGAGAAGAATCACTTCTGTTAAGCACGGCTGTTAATGAGATTCAAGACAAGTTAACTCAAATTTGCATCAATGCTGAGATCATTGGTAACCCTGTTGAGAAGATGCAATGCTGTGACAGTAGTTGTAAAGACGTGCATGTTACTATGGATATTGGCCTTGAAACCATCCCCAAG GGTGATGTTCCTACAGGTTATTCTACAACATTTGATGATTCAAAAGCACTTGCTCAAACTTTGCAGGAGAAG ATGGAGGCGCTTATGCTTTTCTCACAGGAACAAGAAAGATACCTGTTGGAAAAACAGAAGAACCAAGCTATTATAGAGGACCTTCAGAAGAACTTATCTCAA GTTAAAGATGAAAAGGTGAAGGTCCTGATGGAGTTAGCAAAACTGAAAGAAGCTTATCTCCTGAAATG CTCTACTGCAAATGATGGTCATGGTATTGTTGATACTCCAAAAATCATTTCTGGGCATGACCAACAAGGGATGCTGAAGACTATTCTTAACAGAACATCTCTAAGACAATggataaaaaaggaaaataatactGGGCATGAGAGCTCTCGTGGAAATGATCAGACAGTTTGTAGAGGGTGCTCAGTAGATCTATCAAG GATGAAAGTTGAAAATGCTACCCTTTTGGAAAGTGTTGCTACTATGGAACGTCTCACTTCTTTGGTTCATAGGCTGCACAGAGTGCTTATGAAG GTATATGATGATGTCAAATCCGGCTGTTCTTTGGAGAGTAGTTATGAAGCACTGAACAGTCTTATAACAGAAGCAAACCTTATGAGAACGGCTCTGGGCGTCGTTCTCCCAGTAAGCTGGCCAGGGGATTCATCAGGTGGTATCACTTCAGACTCGCCTAAATCATCAAAATCCGAAAAGGCGGACCCCCTTGGTTCCGCTAGCATGGAGATGTTGGAGCTACTTAGCTGCGGATATCCTCAGAGAGAGCTTTATGTTCAAGAAATGATTAAAGATTCAGAAGCATGTATACAATTTAATCTTGAGAGAGAATTGTCGCTTGAGTTGATTTCTTACTGTGTACTGCTACTCTGA
- the LOC123091780 gene encoding uncharacterized protein isoform X1 translates to MQQAGPGYVSVATRMLSQRTTALEQDIEILQKKLSGCLRENQNLQEELAEAYRVKSQLADLYGAELSKTKELEQQVRFFQSSVAQAFAERDGSLLECEKAKEREEAGLKMCATFEERTREYQTAMEDQKRLNDALQMELTELKAHTESSLNVVKKFYEVRSRECECPSNITFKEKCSILLDDSADSWSFNLDGETSTSKYIASLEQENESLKAKISKLQSNLRMSFEIEQHLQRNVRTLEKKQALNDDLMRDGLSALQKVYTHQRAEIMKILGEESLLLSTAVNEIQDKLTQICINAEIIGNPVEKMQCCDSSCKDVHVTMDIGLETIPKGDVPTGYSTTFDDSKALAQTLQEKMEALMLFSQEQERYLLEKQKNQAIIEDLQKNLSQVKDEKVKVLMELAKLKEAYLLKCSSTANDGHGIVDTPKIISGHDQQGMLKTILNRTSLRQWIKKENNTGHESSRGNDQTVCRGCSVDLSRMKVENATLLESVATMERLTSLVHRLHRVLMKVYDDVKSGCSLESSYEALNSLITEANLMRTALGVVLPVSWPGDSSGGITSDSPKSSKSEKADPLGSASMEMLELLSCGYPQRELYVQEMIKDSEACIQFNLERELSLELISYCVLLL, encoded by the exons TGCAACAAGCTGGGCCTGGTTATGTTTCTGTTGCAACTCGAATGCTTTCTCAGAG GACAACAGCTCTGGAGCAGGATATTGAGATCCTTCAGAAGAAGTTAAGTGGATGCTTAAGAGAGAACCAAAATTTGCAAGAGGAGCTTGCTGAGGCTTATCGAGTTAAG AGCCAGCTTGCTGATTTATATGGTGCTGAGCTATCAAAG ACCAAGGAGCTAGAGCAGCAAGTGAGGTTTTTCCAGAGCAGCGTTGCTCAAGCATTTGCTGAACGAGATGGTTCATTGTTGGAG TGTGAGAAAGCAAAGGAGCGAGAAGAAGCAGGGTTAAAAATGTGCGCTACCTTTGAGGAAAG GACGAGAGAATATCAAACTGCAATGGAAGATCAGAAACGTTTGAACGATGCCCTGCAAATGGAGCTGACAGAACTAAAAGCGCATACAGAATCTTCCTTGAAT GTTGTTAAAAAATTCTATGAAGTTCGTTCCAGGGAATGTGAATGCCCTTCAAACATTACTTTTAAAGAGAAATGCTCAATTCTTCTAGATGATTCTGCTGACAGTTGGAGTTTCAACCTGGATGGCGAAACCTCAACTTCGAAGTACATT GCATCTCTAGAACAGGAGAATGAGTCGCTTAAAGCTAAAATATCTAAGCTGCAAAGCAATCTAAGAATG AGTTTCGAAATTGAACAGCACTTGCAAAGAAATGTACGAACACTGGAAAAGAAACAG GCACTCAATGATGATCTTATGAGAGATGGTCTGTCAGCTCTTCAAAAAGTCTATACACATCAAAGGGCTGAAATTATGAAAATATTGGGAGAAGAATCACTTCTGTTAAGCACGGCTGTTAATGAGATTCAAGACAAGTTAACTCAAATTTGCATCAATGCTGAGATCATTGGTAACCCTGTTGAGAAGATGCAATGCTGTGACAGTAGTTGTAAAGACGTGCATGTTACTATGGATATTGGCCTTGAAACCATCCCCAAG GGTGATGTTCCTACAGGTTATTCTACAACATTTGATGATTCAAAAGCACTTGCTCAAACTTTGCAGGAGAAG ATGGAGGCGCTTATGCTTTTCTCACAGGAACAAGAAAGATACCTGTTGGAAAAACAGAAGAACCAAGCTATTATAGAGGACCTTCAGAAGAACTTATCTCAA GTTAAAGATGAAAAGGTGAAGGTCCTGATGGAGTTAGCAAAACTGAAAGAAGCTTATCTCCTGAAATG CAGCTCTACTGCAAATGATGGTCATGGTATTGTTGATACTCCAAAAATCATTTCTGGGCATGACCAACAAGGGATGCTGAAGACTATTCTTAACAGAACATCTCTAAGACAATggataaaaaaggaaaataatactGGGCATGAGAGCTCTCGTGGAAATGATCAGACAGTTTGTAGAGGGTGCTCAGTAGATCTATCAAG GATGAAAGTTGAAAATGCTACCCTTTTGGAAAGTGTTGCTACTATGGAACGTCTCACTTCTTTGGTTCATAGGCTGCACAGAGTGCTTATGAAG GTATATGATGATGTCAAATCCGGCTGTTCTTTGGAGAGTAGTTATGAAGCACTGAACAGTCTTATAACAGAAGCAAACCTTATGAGAACGGCTCTGGGCGTCGTTCTCCCAGTAAGCTGGCCAGGGGATTCATCAGGTGGTATCACTTCAGACTCGCCTAAATCATCAAAATCCGAAAAGGCGGACCCCCTTGGTTCCGCTAGCATGGAGATGTTGGAGCTACTTAGCTGCGGATATCCTCAGAGAGAGCTTTATGTTCAAGAAATGATTAAAGATTCAGAAGCATGTATACAATTTAATCTTGAGAGAGAATTGTCGCTTGAGTTGATTTCTTACTGTGTACTGCTACTCTGA